AGAGGAGGAGACCTCATCCTTCAGGAGCTTCTACAAAACTGTAAGATAGACGCGGTCGCAAGAGCGCCCTATGGAAAAGAGGTTGAACAGCTGACAGCCCGGGAGATTCACGAAGCCCTAGAGCACGCGGTTCCACCTTCCGAGGCCTTGAGGGCCAAGGAAATGGCGGCGGGAGCTGAGAGAAAAACCGTTCCATCGGAGCTGAAGAACTATGTAAAACAGGTTGACGGCACTTTGTCAGCTGTTTTGCTTGACCAGAACTTTAACGAGATACAGCGTATGCCTGTGAGTGAGCTTGTGACCAAGTTCGGGGAGCACAGGGATGCGAAGTATGTGGTTTTTGACGGCGTGGTTACACAGAGGCTTGTAGACCTCGCGGCATCTCTAGAGAGCGATGTCTACCTCGTGGGAGCGCGTATAGGCGATGTCCAGAACAAACCTCCCAACGTCCACATCTACACCACCAGCGAGCTAATCAACGCGTCTTAGTAACGAAGGGTCCACAGAGTAGCGTAGGAAGGCAGCGACCCCACCCAGGCCATTGAGCTTATCCGTGGCCTCAGACCCCGTGGAGACGACGCGCACAGAGGCGCCATGGGCCTCGGCCCTCTCCACCAGCTCCCAGACATCTTTATCCATGTATCTGCTCCAGAGAAAATCCTCCGAAACCAAAACCTTCTCAACGGCACCCATCCGCAGGGCGTTAAGTGTCTCCACAAACCCGAGAGAAGCTTTCCCGGGCTCGGTAACCAGCACACGCATCAACTCCTCCACATCCATGACGTCGGCCACAGCCTTCACCTCTTCGCCCAGTTCACGCAACACGCCTCCACGAAGGAGCTCTGAAACACCGGCCTGGTCAGTGGCTGAGACAAACCCCGTCTTTTTCACACGTTGATAAAGCGTGGGTTTCTCACGTTTAAGATAGGATACAAACTCGTCCACGGTGACCGAGGGCCCGAAAACATACACTTCCTCAGCATCTTTCAGCTTTTCCGCGGCCGCTGAGTAGATTTTCTGAAGAGCTTTCTGTCTCTGGTCAGGTTCACGCTTACCCTCGGCAACGGTTTCGTGAAAAAGGACACGCATACCCGACGGCTCTGCACGATAGACGCCCAGGCTCTCGTCATCAACCAAAACCAACGCCACACCCTTTCTTATTCCGGGGCCTCTGTAATACTTCGCCATAGCCTCGAGCCGTTGAAAATTCTTCCTACTCTCGACTGTGAGCTCATCACCAACCGAAACATGGATGCTGTGATGCTTCCCAACAAGCCCCAGCTCCCTGCTCTCATACCTGATAACACCGAGAAGGTCCAGCCTCTTCAACATAGGGTCCAAGCTCTTCTCCAAAACCTCGACACCAAGCTCCACAGCAACACGAACACTGTCAACACTCCCATCCCGCCGCTCCTTCTTCAACTCCCTACTAGTAACAGCATACACGACATCACCCACCTCCAAAACACGGTAAATATTCAGAAGATCAAGAGTCGACTCGGGGACAACCGTCACCAAACGCTTCAAAGGGCTTATTTTAACAACCCTCAAACCAGCACCCCTAGAACAAGCGCATACATCAACCCTCAGACCATCGGCAACTTTTTTATAACTCCTTAAAAATCCTAAAGTCGCATGAATAGAATCGGCTTAATTGTCCCCTCGTCCAACACGACCATGGAGAGGGAGTTTTGGGAATCTCTAAACGGCCATGCGACGATACATGCTGGCCGTGTTTTTCTGGAGAATGTTATGGTTTCTGAGTTAACCGTATTGGAGGATGAAGCGGT
The sequence above is drawn from the Candidatus Caldarchaeum subterraneum genome and encodes:
- a CDS encoding conserved hypothetical protein (cell division protein pelota), which codes for MRVVKISPLKRLVTVVPESTLDLLNIYRVLEVGDVVYAVTSRELKKERRDGSVDSVRVAVELGVEVLEKSLDPMLKRLDLLGVIRYESRELGLVGKHHSIHVSVGDELTVESRKNFQRLEAMAKYYRGPGIRKGVALVLVDDESLGVYRAEPSGMRVLFHETVAEGKREPDQRQKALQKIYSAAAEKLKDAEEVYVFGPSVTVDEFVSYLKREKPTLYQRVKKTGFVSATDQAGVSELLRGGVLRELGEEVKAVADVMDVEELMRVLVTEPGKASLGFVETLNALRMGAVEKVLVSEDFLWSRYMDKDVWELVERAEAHGASVRVVSTGSEATDKLNGLGGVAAFLRYSVDPSLLRRVD